A region from the uncultured Macellibacteroides sp. genome encodes:
- a CDS encoding DUF4248 domain-containing protein: MKAFTIKSYGFGELSALFSPDINMASASKQLKRWIVNNPKLHSLLLQEGWEKGNKRLTPKMVQHIVSVLGEP, translated from the coding sequence ATGAAAGCGTTTACTATAAAAAGTTATGGATTCGGGGAACTTTCTGCCCTGTTTTCGCCCGATATAAATATGGCTTCGGCCTCCAAACAACTCAAGCGATGGATTGTCAATAATCCAAAACTCCACTCCCTGCTTCTACAGGAAGGATGGGAAAAGGGTAACAAACGATTAACCCCAAAAATGGTACAACACATCGTTTCCGTATTGGGCGAACCCTGA
- a CDS encoding HU family DNA-binding protein — MALQFTVVRRKDMRKNAAVDSKLFYGQTKASMKMDFDKFCVAVASYCTASSADVKAVLDATTHTLASRLAEGYVVQLQDLGNFQMLAGSGGADTELDFSTLMFKRPKIVFRPGAKLRDIINNAKFEKQVVKTVTVTEECDKEHLV, encoded by the coding sequence ATGGCTTTACAATTTACCGTTGTACGACGGAAGGATATGAGAAAGAATGCGGCAGTGGACAGTAAACTATTTTACGGTCAGACCAAGGCGAGTATGAAAATGGACTTCGATAAGTTCTGTGTGGCAGTTGCCAGTTACTGTACCGCCTCGAGTGCGGATGTAAAAGCGGTGCTGGACGCCACCACCCACACCCTGGCCTCCAGATTGGCCGAAGGATATGTGGTGCAGTTGCAGGACCTGGGAAATTTTCAGATGTTGGCCGGAAGCGGGGGAGCGGATACCGAGCTCGATTTTTCGACGCTGATGTTTAAGAGACCCAAAATCGTATTCCGTCCGGGTGCAAAATTGCGTGATATTATCAACAACGCAAAGTTCGAAAAGCAGGTGGTAAAAACGGTTACCGTTACCGAAGAGTGCGATAAAGAACACTTGGTTTAA